The following are encoded together in the Lathyrus oleraceus cultivar Zhongwan6 chromosome 3, CAAS_Psat_ZW6_1.0, whole genome shotgun sequence genome:
- the LOC127126393 gene encoding uncharacterized protein LOC127126393, with product MGSGKSGFNTEIPEEQVAVEKTPEKILEETAPEEDVPTSDHDMQTVEEFDTTVGDASEDESPPHPGLHVAPQGDDIEMEVVVEDDPEDGAARDGDNQSKRTEVERISTRNTPPASDRAQGSGKSTGSTSFSREELENLKVQRPLEYLKAMLSTRFNFQDSSQSSSTTSGATSEAPSLGSLLTKIKTKILDVDLFKVLEENSLAQIGLKKILKQVNVLETSAEIGSFVMELMTLIDLATADLHRQRDLTAQISSKSETQTAEWDAVSTSTDKVSKLQKLSETYVEEVAACNDNIQKWKTQIAALQEKISQEEKRKASIQQPKQSEIDEELRVGIRHAEKAHQLSQEIETLSTHKSLCDHRLQLQRQKFATLKETFANFNF from the exons ATGGGGAGTGGGAAATCCGGTTTTAATACTGAAATTCCTGAg GAACAAGTGGCTGTCGAAAAAACGCCTGAGAAAATTTTGGAGGAAACAGCCCCAGAGGAAGATGTCCCCACAAGTGACCATGATATGCAAACCGTAGAAGAATTCGACACTACAGTGGGTGACGCCtctgaagatgaatctcctcctcatccaggattgCATGTTGCACCTCAGGGTGATGATATTGAAATGGAGGTTGTAGTCGAAGATGATCCTGAAGATGGAGCTGCCAGAGATGGGGACAACCAGTCGAAACGAACAGAGGTTGAGCGTATTTCGACGCGAAACACTCCACCTGCTTCTGACCGGGCCCAAGGGagtggcaaatcaactggttcgaccagtttctctcgcgaggagcttgaaaatctcaaagtgcaaagacctttggagtatctgaaagccatgcttagcacccgttttaattttcaggattcttcgcagagtagttcgaccacttctggggcaacttctgaagcaccatcacttggcaGCCTCCTGACCAAGATCaaaacgaaaatccttgatgtcgatTTGTTTAAAGTCTTGGAAGAGAATTCCCTTGCTCAAATTGGTCTTAAGAAAATCTTGAAGCAAgtgaatgttttggaaacttctGCTGAGATTGGAAGTTTCGTGATGGAGTTGATGACTCTCATTGACTTGGCCACTGCAGATCTCCATCGTCAAAGGGATCTTACCGCTCAAATCTCCTCCAAGtctgaaactcaaactgctgaatgggatgccgtttcgacttcgactgacaaagtttcaaaattgcaaaagctCTCTGAAACGTATGttgaagaagttgctgcttgcaatgacaatattcaaaaatggaaaacacagatagcagcacttcaagaaaagatctctcaagaggagaaacgtaaggcatccattcagcaacccaagcagagcgagattgacgaagaattgagggtgggtattcgacatgcagagaaagcccatcaacttagtcaggagattgagactctctctactcacaaaagtctttgtgatcatcgactccaacTCCAGAGGCAGAAGTTCGCCACTTTGAAGGAAACTTTTGCCAATTTTAATTTTTAG
- the LOC127130488 gene encoding uncharacterized protein LOC127130488, protein MQKDENTFLNVWESFLTPRLLFSYRNTTKNQIALIVYQPNLVSRQFGLIQIKPQPIFPQKGSIIFYNSLHTEDEGKELSKKLADASLDIRPVIFRPSFLCTPEFDEWWKDYYSNKFFDVAAFATHLTNAFAFVQDRTKKAVKIPAKKAAVEASPSTAKKPSTKVSRKPSTIQKKKSEEERKEDKVPSEESGDESPELIPPPQKKKKLTKVSSQRSIVNPIRKDSASTSPAKPQSKDMGSGKSGFNTEIPEEQVAVEKTPEKILEETAPEEDVPTSDHDMQTVEEFDTTVGDASEDESPPHPGLHVAPQGDDIEMEVVVEDDPEDGAARDGDNQSKRTEVERISTRNTPPASDRAQGSGKSTGSTSFSREELENLKVQRPLEYLKAMLSTRFNFQDSSQSSSTTSGATSEAPSLGSLLTKIKTKILDVDLFKVLEENSLAQIGLKKILKQVNVLETSAEIGSFVMELMTLIDLATADLHRQRDLTAQISSKSETQTAEWDAVSTSTDKVSKLQKLSETYVEEVAACNDNIQKWKTQIAALQEKISQEEKRKASIQQPKQSEIDEELRVGIRHAEKAHQLSQEIETLSTHKSLCDHRLQLQRQKFATLKETFANFNF, encoded by the exons ATGCAAAAGGACGAAAACacatttctgaatgtttgggaatcgttcttgacccctaggctccttttttcttatcgtaacaccactaaaaaccaaattgctttgatagtttatcaacccaaccttgtttctagacaATTTGGTCTAATCCAAATCAAACCTCAACCTATATTCCCCCAAAAGGGGTCCATCATCTTTTATAACTCCCTTCACACTGAAGACGAAGGCAAAGAGCTGTCGAAGAAACTAGCTGATGCTTCTCTCGACATTCGACCAGTTATTTTTCGACCATCATTCTTATgcactcctgagtttgatgaatggtggaaggattattattccaacaaattttttgacgtagctgcttttgctacacatttgacaaatgctttcgcttttgtgcaggatcggaccaaaaaag ccgtgaagatccctgctaagaaagctgctgtcgaagcgtcgcccagtactgctaagaagccttcgacaaag gtaagtcgaaaaccctcaacaatccaaaagaagaagagtgaagaggagagaaaagaggataaagtccctagtgaagagtctggtgatgaatctccagagttaatccctccccctcagaagaaaaagaaactcacgaaggtctcttcccaaagGTCCATTGTTAACCCAATCAGGAAGGATTCTGCCAGTACTTCTCCTGCCAAGCCTCAGTCGAAAGATATGGGGAGTGGGAAATCCGGTTTTAATACTGAAATTCCTGAg GAACAAGTGGCTGTCGAAAAAACGCCTGAGAAAATTTTGGAGGAAACAGCCCCAGAGGAAGATGTCCCCACAAGTGACCATGATATGCAAACCGTAGAAGAATTCGACACTACAGTGGGTGACGCCtctgaagatgaatctcctcctcatccaggattgCATGTTGCACCTCAGGGTGATGATATTGAAATGGAGGTTGTAGTCGAAGATGATCCTGAAGATGGAGCTGCCAGAGATGGGGACAACCAGTCGAAACGAACAGAGGTTGAGCGTATTTCGACGCGAAACACTCCACCTGCTTCTGACCGGGCCCAAGGGagtggcaaatcaactggttcgaccagtttctctcgcgaggagcttgaaaatctcaaagtgcaaagacctttggagtatctgaaagccatgcttagcacccgttttaattttcaggattcttcgcagagtagttcgaccacttctggggcaacttctgaagcaccatcacttggcaGCCTCCTGACCAAGATCaaaacgaaaatccttgatgtcgatTTGTTTAAAGTCTTGGAAGAGAATTCCCTTGCTCAAATTGGTCTTAAGAAAATCTTGAAGCAAgtgaatgttttggaaacttctGCTGAGATTGGAAGTTTCGTGATGGAGTTGATGACTCTCATTGACTTGGCCACTGCAGATCTCCATCGTCAAAGGGATCTTACCGCTCAAATCTCCTCCAAGtctgaaactcaaactgctgaatgggatgccgtttcgacttcgactgacaaagtttcaaaattgcaaaagctCTCTGAAACGTATGttgaagaagttgctgcttgcaatgacaatattcaaaaatggaaaacacagatagcagcacttcaagaaaagatctctcaagaggagaaacgtaaggcatccattcagcaacccaagcagagcgagattgacgaagaattgagggtgggtattcgacatgcagagaaagcccatcaacttagtcaggagattgagactctctctactcacaaaagtctttgtgatcatcgactccaacTCCAGAGGCAGAAGTTCGCCACTTTGAAGGAAACTTTTGCCAATTTTAATTTTTAG